A stretch of the Nicotiana tabacum cultivar K326 chromosome 6, ASM71507v2, whole genome shotgun sequence genome encodes the following:
- the LOC107780246 gene encoding GDSL esterase/lipase WDL1-like has protein sequence MVGPQRPQFVLFGSSIVQISYSNGGWGSILSDIYARKADVILRGYYGWNSRRALQVLDQVFPKDAAVQPTLVIVYFGGNDSMGPHSSGLGPHVPLPEYIENMRKIATHLKSLSENIRIIFLSCPPVDEARVRENTSSYFSELVRTNELCRQYSDACIELCNEMNLKVVDLWTALQKREDWLTACFSDGIHLAEAGSKIVVEEIIKVLKEAEWTPSLYWKSMPTEFAEDSPYDLVLADGKTTINPSEWTYHREIQWD, from the exons ATGGTGGGACCACAGAGGCCACAATTCGTTCTATTTGGATCCTCCATTGTTCAGATCAGTTACAGCAATGGCGGTTGGGGTTCCATCCTCTCCGACATTTATGCTCGTAAA GCAGACGTAATATTGCGAGGTTACTATGGTTGGAACTCCAGACGTGCTCTACAGGTCCTTGATCAAGTATTTCCAAAG GATGCAGCTGTTCAGCCCACATTGGTGATTGTTTACTTTGGTGGTAATGATTCAATGGGACCTCATTCATCTGGATTAGGTCCTCATGTACCTCTTCCAGAGTACATTGAGAACATGAGAAAAATTGCAACTCATCTTAAG AGCCTCTCAGAGAATATTCGCATTATCTTTCTCAGTTGTCCACCTGTTGATGAGGCCAGAGTTCGTGAAAATACAAG TTCATACTTCAGTGAGTTGGTTCGGACAAATGAGTTGTGTCGACAGTATTCGGATGCCTGTATAGAGCTGTGTAATGAGATGAATCTGAAGGTTGTTGATCTTTGGACAGCACTTCAGAAAAGGGAAGATTGGTTGACTGCTTGCTTTTC gGATGGGATTCACTTGGCGGAGGCAGGGAGTAAAATAGTTGTTGAAGAGATCATCAAGGTTTTGAAGGAAGCTGAGTGGACGCCTAGTTTATACTGGAAATCCATGCCAACAGAATTTGCAGAAGATTCACCTTATGATTTAGTTCTTGCGGATGGCAAAACCACAATAAACCCATCCGAGTGGACATACCATCGAGAAATTCAATGGGATTAG